A window of the Lysinibacillus irui genome harbors these coding sequences:
- the hflX gene encoding GTPase HflX gives MDRIKEVDVLVEKAILVGVNLRNDEHFDYSMEELQNLAEALHVEVVGIVTQNLERVTPSHYVGTGKIEEIKSFYEEAQANLVIFNDELSPSQIRNLERDLATKVIDRTMLILDIFGRRAKTREAQMQVELAQLQYMLPRLVGLHASLSRQGGGTGGGFKNRGAGETKLELDRRKIEDQIAKIKKDLEHVKEQRETQRKQRRKNALPVVSIVGYTNAGKSTIMNQLLTQIGQEEHKQVFEKDMLFATLETSVRQIELPDKKTFLLTDTVGFVSKLPHHLVKAFRSTLEEARDADLLLHVVDVSNAEHAFMMDVTNETLKAVGVEDIPTIYVYNKADIANVPYPVVSGDNIWISAKQGIGLEELLQLIRQHIFSHYVTCDMLIPYDQGNVVSYLNEYASVFNTSYEEDGTLLSLEVKASDYAKYQQYVK, from the coding sequence ATGGATAGAATTAAGGAAGTTGATGTATTAGTTGAAAAGGCCATACTTGTTGGCGTCAATTTACGAAATGACGAGCATTTTGATTATTCAATGGAAGAGTTACAAAATTTAGCCGAGGCTTTGCATGTAGAAGTGGTAGGAATTGTTACACAAAATTTAGAGCGTGTTACACCTTCACACTATGTTGGTACAGGTAAAATAGAGGAAATCAAAAGTTTTTATGAAGAAGCACAAGCAAATCTTGTTATTTTTAATGATGAATTGTCTCCTTCACAAATCCGCAATTTAGAGCGTGATTTAGCAACGAAAGTTATTGATCGTACGATGCTTATTTTGGATATTTTCGGAAGACGAGCAAAAACAAGAGAAGCACAGATGCAGGTGGAATTAGCTCAGTTGCAATACATGCTACCTCGCTTAGTAGGCCTACATGCTTCTCTAAGTCGTCAGGGTGGTGGTACTGGAGGTGGCTTTAAAAACCGTGGAGCTGGTGAAACGAAGCTTGAACTGGATAGAAGGAAAATTGAAGATCAAATTGCCAAAATTAAAAAGGATCTCGAACACGTGAAAGAGCAACGAGAGACACAACGTAAACAACGCCGTAAAAATGCACTTCCCGTTGTGTCAATCGTTGGATATACAAATGCTGGTAAATCAACAATCATGAATCAGTTACTTACACAAATAGGGCAGGAAGAGCATAAACAAGTATTTGAAAAAGATATGCTTTTTGCTACATTGGAAACTTCTGTTCGTCAGATAGAATTACCTGATAAAAAGACGTTTTTACTTACAGATACAGTAGGTTTCGTAAGTAAATTACCACATCATCTGGTAAAAGCATTCCGATCTACATTAGAAGAGGCGCGAGATGCTGATCTTTTATTGCATGTTGTAGATGTTTCAAATGCAGAGCACGCATTTATGATGGATGTAACAAATGAGACATTGAAGGCAGTTGGCGTTGAAGACATTCCAACTATCTATGTATACAATAAGGCGGATATTGCAAATGTTCCTTACCCTGTAGTAAGTGGTGATAATATTTGGATATCAGCGAAACAAGGGATTGGTTTAGAGGAGTTATTACAATTGATTCGTCAGCATATCTTCTCCCACTATGTAACGTGTGATATGTTAATACCGTATGATCAAGGGAATGTTGTTTCTTATTTAAATGAATATGCCTCTGTTTTTAATACTTCTTATGAAGAGGATGGTACATTATTATCCCTTGAAGTAAAAGCATCTGATTATGCAAAGTACCAGCAATATGTAAAATAA